The following are encoded together in the Peromyscus leucopus breed LL Stock chromosome 1, UCI_PerLeu_2.1, whole genome shotgun sequence genome:
- the Tmem265 gene encoding transmembrane protein 265, with amino-acid sequence MEDEEKAAESLMSNMEAAHSPSPIHCCWLRLRYLAATSIICGCSCLGVMALVFAIKAEERHKAGQSEEAIYWGARARRLILASFAVWFAVLVLGPLLLWLLSYTIAQAE; translated from the exons ATGGAGGACGAGGAGAAGGCAGCGGAGAGCTTGATGAGCAACATGGAAGCTGCTCATTCTCCATCCCCTATCCACTGCTGCTGGCTCCGCCTCCGCTACTTGGCAGCTACTAGCATTATCTGTGGCTGTTCTTGCCTGGGAGTCATGGCCCTTGTGTTTGCCATCAAG GCAGAAGAGCGGCATAAGGCAGGCCAGTCGGAGGAGGCCATATACTGGGGGGCCCGGGCCCGGAGACTCATTCTGGCCAGTTTTGCTGTCTGGTTTGCTGTCCTTGTTCTGGGTCCCTTGCTGCTGTGGCTACTCTCCTACACCATTGCACAGGCTGAGTAA